The following is a genomic window from Spirosoma foliorum.
CGGCGGGTTGGAATTTTAGCTAACCTAAACCAGTATAGACGAATCTGTTCGGCTAGTTCGACTAATCCTTGATGTTGCGTCGGTTTGATCAGGAACGTATTCGCTCCTAATTCATAGGATCGGTTAATGTCCTCCTCGTTGTCGGACGTCGTTAAAATCAAGATGGGTACGTGGCGATAGTGTGGAGAGTTTTTTAGATGAGAAAGCACCTCAAAACCACCGATCCGGGGCATATTGAGATCTAATAGAACCAAGTCAGGAAGGAAGTCTGTACGATCAATATTTTCTAAGACATCCGTACCATCATTGGCAAATCGAAGATTGAAAAGGGGGGAATCCTGCTCAAACGCGGTCTTTAGTAAAAATTGATCATCCTCATCATCGTCGACGATCAAAACATTAAACGTGTTTTTCATTTAACTGAGTGAATTTCATCGGGCTACTAACGTGAGTATACTTTTTGTTCATGGTTAGTGTTTTCCTTTTAAGCTAAATAACATGAGGCCATTATTCTCTACGGATCGCGAATGTGTTGGTTAAAAACAGATAAATGCGTATAAATACGTATGTACCAGGCTATTGGATTTAGCTCAATGAAACACAGGCATTTTTATCGCCGTTTGTCTTTTGACAAAGTCGTTAACCCATTGATTCTCCTAATGGCGCAGGGAGTTCAACTTAACAGTTTTCGCTGAAACTGGTTACTTTTGATAAACACCACTGTCCTGATGTCTTTAAATCCAACCAGTGGGCCTAGATTTCCCATCCTGCTGGTGGAAGATGATCTGGCCATTATTGATATTATTCAACGCGCAACCAGAGCTTGCTTTCCAGAGGCTGATATTATTGCTATCTCCACCTTTGAAGAAGCAGTCGTTTATTTGTATAATTTGGAGGGAAAAGGACCTCGCTTGCTTCTATTGGATGTTTTTCTAGCTGGTGGTCAAACTGGATTAGATTTCCTGCAACTGCTTAAAGCTCATCCGTTAGGGAAACTGCTGCCGGCGATTGTGTTGTCGCAAAGCGCTCGGCACGTCAAAGACGCCTATCAATTGGGAGCGGCTGCCTACTTTACCAAGCCATTTTCGTTCCCGGATTGGAAACAATTTATGCTCGATCTTCGCTTGTTTTGGTACGAAACCGCTACACTCCCGCAAACGTATTTCGAAAGGCAGCAAGAACTTCTGCATGGATAGTAAAAGCGGGTAGGGGTAAGCGGTTCAGAGTAGAACCCTTCAGTGGTAGTTAAATAAAAGCAGAACTTATTAAGGTAGATCAGCCGTGTGAACCGGCTCTAAACACCTTTGATGGTCCTGATCCAGCGTACCGGCCACTGCGGTCCGTTTTTTTAGATTTACCCAATTATACTTAAATCATACCAAAAGTCAGCCTTATATAAAGCTGAACGAAAGTCTCCCGCTGAGTCAGTTCAAGAAACTGGGTCATCGGGAGACTTTCGTTGATTGAGCTACACATTTCAGTAATCCAGTGAATTCCGGGCCTGATCCCCCGTCTACTTTTGCCACTGCAAACAAGACGATATGATACTGATCACAGGGGCAACCGGACACTTAGGAAAAGCAACCGTCGACGCACTGCACAAACGAACGGACAGACGCTTTGCGGTTATGGTTCGGGATATCCGGAAAGCAGACGAGTTTATAAACATGGGTATTGACGTACGCCAGGGCGACTATACCCATTACCAGGCTATGGTAAATGGGTTTGCCGACGTAGAAAAGCTTTTACTCATATCCTCCAATCACGATACCGATCGCTTCCTGCATCATAAACAGGCAATTGACGCAGCTAAAGCAGCCGGTGTAAAGCGAATCTATTACACGGGTTTCGATATGACGGATTTGTGGCATAGTGCTGTGCCCTTTCTTTCCATACCGCATGCCCAAACCATCGATTACTTAAAGGAATCTGGGATTAGCTACACGATTCTCAATAACAACCTGTATGCTGACTTATTGCCCCTGTTTATCGGCAATGACGTACTGCCTGAAGGTATCTGCTTTCCGGCCGGAACGGGGCAGGTTCCCTTCCTTACCCGCACCGACATCGCAGAGGCAACGGCAACTATTCTGCTCAGCAATGTTCCTGAAAATCAAATCATAACGCTGGCGGGCTCGAAAGCCTATACGTTTCAGGAGATAACGGAAATATTGAGTGAGTTGACGGGAAAACCGCTTCCTTATGTGAGCCCGGACCGAAGCGCATTTTTAGCCTATCTGCTGAAAAAGGGCCAACCGGAATGGCTGGCTACCTACCTGGCGGATATGGCTGAATCAATACGTAGAAATGAATTCAATACGAATCATACGGATATAGCGCGCTATCTCCTTCGTCCGCCAACATCGATGAAGGACTATCTGCGCAGGGTGTATTTAGAAAAGTAAGAACATTCAAACGATTGGCGTAAAAACAAGTAAACATGAAAACGACAAAACTTGGTAATCAGGGGCTTCAGGTGCCTGTTATCGGCTTGGGCTGTATGAGTCTGGCCGGCAGCGATACCCAGTACATTTATGGCAAATCAGACGAAAAGGATGGGCTAGCGGTAATTGACCGGGCCCTGGAATTGGGCTGTAATTTTTTAGATACGGCGGACGCCTATGGGCCTTTACAGAATGAGCGCCTACTGGCGAAAGCGATAAAAGGTCGACGCGATAAAGTGGTTATCGCGACCAAATTCGGTTTTGAAATCAATGATCAGGGGGAGTTCACCGGAAAAGTAAATGGCAAAAAGGACTACATCAAACAAGCCGCAGAACGGTCGCTGAAAAGCCTGGGCACCGACTTCATTGATCTGTATTATATGCACCGCCCAGATCCGGCAACGCCGATTGAGGAATCGATGGAGGCAATGGCCGCCCTGGTCAAGGAAGGCAAGGTACGCTATCTTGGTTTATCGGAAGTATCGGCCGAGCTGATTCGCAGAGCCCACGCCGTTCACCCGCTTACGGCCATTGAAACGGAATATTCCTTATTTGAACGCACGCTCGATGATGATGGCACGACCTATGTACTGACAGAATTAGGCATTGGTCTCGTTCCTTATTCGCCACTGGGTCGCGGCTTTTTAACGGGCGAATTGAAAAGCCCGGATGATTTTGACGCAAACGATGCGCGCCGACATTTAGAACGATTTCAGGGCGAAAACTTTTATAAAAATCTTGAACTGGTTAAAGCACTGCGAGGGATAGCCGAACAAAAACAGGTAACGGCCTCCCAGTTAGCCTTAGCCTGGATTGTCGCCAAAGGACACGTTCCCATTCCGGGTACCAGAAAAGTTAAGTACGTGGAGGAAAATTTGGCAGCCGCTAATATTACCCTGACAGCGGAAGAAATCGCTAAATTAGAATCGATTCTCCCTTTGGGGCATCGGCAGGCTGGTTCCCGCAGCGATGCGAAGGCAACGCCTAAAGATGAAGAATAATCCAGTAACCGTGAATACAGGAATAGGGATAGTTGTATTCTTGTATTCACGGTCAACTTCGACGAAGTACTTGCCATGAAGAATAAAATTCCTTTTGTCGTAAAATCAGTAACAGAGCTTAATCAGTTACTGGGTTTACCCAAGCCCCGGCATCCGTTGATCGTTGTGTATCGGTATGACCAGATTACCCGAAGGGATGATAAATTACTGGATTATTTCTGCCCCCAATTTTACAGTATTGCCATCAAAAAGAATTTCAAGGGTAAGGTTCGCTACGGACAGAGTTTTTATGATTTCGACGAAGGGATGATGTCTTTTGTTGGGCCGGGTCAATTACTGGCTCATACCGGTGGAGACAATATTCCGGAGGAAGGGTTCTGCCTGATGTTTCACCCTGACTTTTTTGCTGGACACGTACTGGCGGCCAAAATCAGGCAGTACGGTTTTTTTTCCTACGAACTGAATGAGGCCCTGCATTTATCGGATGAAGAGCAACTTTTGGTCGAGACGATCATGGGCCAGATCGAAACCGAATACCAAAACCCCATAGATACCCTGAGCCAGGATGTCATGATCACCCATATCGAGTTGCTATTGCATTATAGCCAACGGTTTTACAATCGCCAGTTTATAACCAGAAAGCCTGCCAATCACGAGTTGCTGGCTAGAGTAGAGAAGTTATTGAACGCTTATTTTTCAGATGAGATGGCACTCCGGGAAGGCTTACCAACGGTTCAGCATATTGCCGAAGCATTGCATATTTCGCCTAATTACCTGAGCGATATGCTCCGTATCGCGACCGGAAAAAGCGCTCAGGGACACATTCAGGATAAAATCATTGAGAAAGCAAAGGAATTACTTTCCACGACCAATTTATCCATTTCCGAGGTGGCGTACCTGATAGGCTTTGAACGCCCTCAA
Proteins encoded in this region:
- a CDS encoding response regulator, with protein sequence MKNTFNVLIVDDDEDDQFLLKTAFEQDSPLFNLRFANDGTDVLENIDRTDFLPDLVLLDLNMPRIGGFEVLSHLKNSPHYRHVPILILTTSDNEEDINRSYELGANTFLIKPTQHQGLVELAEQIRLYWFRLAKIPTRRTNQRGT
- a CDS encoding response regulator, translating into MSLNPTSGPRFPILLVEDDLAIIDIIQRATRACFPEADIIAISTFEEAVVYLYNLEGKGPRLLLLDVFLAGGQTGLDFLQLLKAHPLGKLLPAIVLSQSARHVKDAYQLGAAAYFTKPFSFPDWKQFMLDLRLFWYETATLPQTYFERQQELLHG
- a CDS encoding SDR family oxidoreductase, whose protein sequence is MILITGATGHLGKATVDALHKRTDRRFAVMVRDIRKADEFINMGIDVRQGDYTHYQAMVNGFADVEKLLLISSNHDTDRFLHHKQAIDAAKAAGVKRIYYTGFDMTDLWHSAVPFLSIPHAQTIDYLKESGISYTILNNNLYADLLPLFIGNDVLPEGICFPAGTGQVPFLTRTDIAEATATILLSNVPENQIITLAGSKAYTFQEITEILSELTGKPLPYVSPDRSAFLAYLLKKGQPEWLATYLADMAESIRRNEFNTNHTDIARYLLRPPTSMKDYLRRVYLEK
- a CDS encoding aldo/keto reductase — encoded protein: MKTTKLGNQGLQVPVIGLGCMSLAGSDTQYIYGKSDEKDGLAVIDRALELGCNFLDTADAYGPLQNERLLAKAIKGRRDKVVIATKFGFEINDQGEFTGKVNGKKDYIKQAAERSLKSLGTDFIDLYYMHRPDPATPIEESMEAMAALVKEGKVRYLGLSEVSAELIRRAHAVHPLTAIETEYSLFERTLDDDGTTYVLTELGIGLVPYSPLGRGFLTGELKSPDDFDANDARRHLERFQGENFYKNLELVKALRGIAEQKQVTASQLALAWIVAKGHVPIPGTRKVKYVEENLAAANITLTAEEIAKLESILPLGHRQAGSRSDAKATPKDEE
- a CDS encoding helix-turn-helix domain-containing protein, with protein sequence MKNKIPFVVKSVTELNQLLGLPKPRHPLIVVYRYDQITRRDDKLLDYFCPQFYSIAIKKNFKGKVRYGQSFYDFDEGMMSFVGPGQLLAHTGGDNIPEEGFCLMFHPDFFAGHVLAAKIRQYGFFSYELNEALHLSDEEQLLVETIMGQIETEYQNPIDTLSQDVMITHIELLLHYSQRFYNRQFITRKPANHELLARVEKLLNAYFSDEMALREGLPTVQHIAEALHISPNYLSDMLRIATGKSAQGHIQDKIIEKAKELLSTTNLSISEVAYLIGFERPQSLNRLFKKKTNLTPVAFKQGFRSN